Proteins encoded in a region of the Vicia villosa cultivar HV-30 ecotype Madison, WI linkage group LG5, Vvil1.0, whole genome shotgun sequence genome:
- the LOC131606647 gene encoding uncharacterized protein LOC131606647, protein MRGGSFSLCEDQESSGSNSFSLNSGQQQQQHWNNCSYGDSPDCWSPRLSSKEESLMKRRECDHQHSGGIGHGRLATTSSGIKVSIGSNEYLLKPALTEATLLLILKNFFEVILHLPVVNRWFLEVVRMYQLLQLLIKVLAGCDNELAKLHTSHPEACDKDGGVINMHIDDL, encoded by the exons ATGAGAGGTGGTTCATTTTCACTTTGTGAGGATCAAGAGTCTTCTGGGAGTAATAGCTTCAGTTTGAATAGtggccaacaacaacaacaacactggaACAATTGTTCTTATGGTGATTCGCCCGATTGTTGGAGTCCGAGATTGAGTTCTAAAGAGGAGAGTTTGATGAAAAGAAGAGAGTGTGATCATCAGCATAGCGGTGGTATTGGACATGGAAGACTTGCTACTACATCTTCTGGCATTAAAGTATCAATCGGCAGCAATGAATATTTACTAAAACCTGCACTAACAGAAGCAACTTTGCTGTTAATACTAAAGAATTTTTTTGAGGTCATTCTGCATCTCCCTGTAGTGAATAG GTGGTTCTTGGAGGTGGTGAGGATGTATCAGTTGTTACAACTACTAATCAAAGTGCTGGCAG GCTGTGACAACGAACTTGCGAAATTACATACTAGCCATCCCGAGGCTTGCGACAAAGATGGTGGCGTGATCAATATGCATATAGACGATCTCTGA
- the LOC131601673 gene encoding maltose excess protein 1-like, chloroplastic: protein MANTFYASPPHLQIQHLSQHQQHKYLTSSPRPHYKLTSSPRPLPTQYRLFAFPQPSRPNFTLNALHSDPPHQRSVNFGRRNERYEQWDSLTSKLSGAANFPFLLLQMPQILLNARNLLSANNTALFAIPWLGMLTSLLGNLSLLSYFAKKREKEAMLVQTLGVLSTYVVILQLALAQSMPFPYFFATSLVVVFGLFLNFINYYGLLNAQIWRFWEDFITIGGLSVLPQIMWSTFVPYLPNSILPGALSFLIAVLAVTMARSGKLSEKGVQFVGGISGWTATLLFMWMPVSQMWTNFLNPENMKGLSAFSMLLAMLGNGLMLPRALFIRDFMWFTGSTWATIFYGYGNLACLFLLNIISKEFFLAATVGLVSWIGMAFWRDSVVHGHSSPLVSLGDLVFGSRK, encoded by the exons ATGGCCAACACTTTTTATGCTTCTCCCCCTCATCTTCAAATTCAACACCTAAGTCAACATCAACAACACAAATATCTCACTTCATCACCACGCCCCCATTACAAACTCACTTCATCACCTCGCCCGCTTCCCACACAGTACCGTCTATTTGCTTTCCCTCAACCCAGCCGACCCAATTTCACTCTCAATGCTCTTCATTCCGATCCACCTCACCAG AGATCGGTTAACTTTGGAAGAAGAAATGAAAGGTACGAGCAATGGGATTCGCTTACATCCAAACTCTCTGGAGCAGCCAATTTCCCATTCCTCTTACTTCAAATGCCACAGATTTTACTTAATGCTAGAAATCTCTTGTCCGCAAATAATACTGCTCTCTTTGCTATTCCATGGCTA GGAATGCTTACTAGTTTGCTTGGAAACCTCTCGCTACTTTCATACTTTGCcaagaaaagagaaaaggaagCAATGCTAGTGCAGACACTTGGTGTACTTTCAACATATGTTGTCATTCTTCAGCTCGCATTAGCCCAATCCATGCCTTTTCCTTACTTTTTCGCAACTTCACTCGTTGTAGTGTTCGGTCTTTTtctcaatttcatcaattacTATGGCTTACTAAATGCTCAAATCTGGCGTTTTTGGGAAGATTTCATTACAATTGGAGGTTTATCCGTGCTTCCTCAA ATAATGTGGTCTACATTTGTTCCCTATCTACCTAACAGTATCTTGCCTGGGGCACTTTCCTTTCTCATAGCTGTATTGGCTGTTACCATG GCAAGAAGTGGAAAACTTTCTGAGAAAGGTGTTCAATTTGTTGGTGGAATATCTGGATGGACTGCTACTTTACTCTTCATGTGGATGCCAGTTTCCCAGATG TGGACAAATTTTCTCAATCCCGAGAACATGAAAGGCTTGTCTGCTTTTTCTATGTTGCTTGCGATGCTTGGAAATGGACTCATGCTTCCACGTGCTCTATTCATTCGTGATTTTATGTG GTTCACTGGTTCAACATGGGCTACCATATTCTATGGATATGGGAATCTTGCATGCCTATTCCT TTTAAACATTATCAGCAAAGAATTCTTCTTGGCAGCAACTGTCGGTCTGGTTTCATGGATAG GAATGGCTTTCTGGAGAGACAGTGTAGTGCATGGTCACAGTTCACCTTTGGTTTCTTTAGGTGACTTGGTTTTTGGATCTCGAAAATAA